DNA sequence from the Bacillus pumilus genome:
ACAGGTCATGCAGGATGTTGAAACGAAAATGCAGGAAACGCTAAGTCAAAAGCGGTTAGTTGATATTGCAAGTCAAATAGAGCAGACAGAAAAAAATCCATTTTTCAACATGTGATTTTTTTGAACTAATTATAGATATTAAGAGTCTTTAAAGTCTGGAATAGAAAAGGAGAGATTGATATGTTATTAGATTGTGCCATTATCGGAGGCGGGCCAGCTGGATTAAGTGCAGCACTTGTTGTAGGACGAGGCAGAAAGCAGGTCATTGTATTTGATGATGAGCTGCCAAGAAATCGAGTGACGCAGGAATCACATGGATTTATTACAAACGATGGAATGACACCGTTTGAAATCAGACAAGCGGGAGAGGCAGACCTTCAAAACTACCCACATATCCAAATCAAACGAAGTAGAATTGTTGAGATACAAAACAATGATGACAACTTTACGTTACTGACACACGAGGGAGAAAGGTTCGAAGCGAAGAAAATCATATTGGCAACAGGACTAAAGGATATACTGCCAGAGATGAAGGGGATGCATGAAGTGTATGGAAAGACGTTGTTTAGCTGTCCTTTCTGCGATGGCTGGGAGCTAAAGGACAAGCCGCTTGCTCTCATTGCTGAGAATTCACGTGCCTTTCATATGGCTAAACTTCTTTCCAATTGGACAAAGGATTTGATCGTGTTTACGAATGGGAAGCAAGTGTTTGCTGAAGAGGAGAAGGCACTGCTATCAGCACATTCTATTCAAGTCATTGATGTACCAATTATGTCCATTCATCATGAGAATGGACAAATGCACTCTCTTCACCTTGCGAATGGGGAAACGGTGAATAGAGAAGGCGGATTTGTCGCAAGTGAATTCAAGCAGTCAGCTCC
Encoded proteins:
- a CDS encoding NAD(P)/FAD-dependent oxidoreductase, translating into MLLDCAIIGGGPAGLSAALVVGRGRKQVIVFDDELPRNRVTQESHGFITNDGMTPFEIRQAGEADLQNYPHIQIKRSRIVEIQNNDDNFTLLTHEGERFEAKKIILATGLKDILPEMKGMHEVYGKTLFSCPFCDGWELKDKPLALIAENSRAFHMAKLLSNWTKDLIVFTNGKQVFAEEEKALLSAHSIQVIDVPIMSIHHENGQMHSLHLANGETVNREGGFVASEFKQSAPFAEKLGCQMTKNGGIETDILGRTTVSGVFASGDNLGGPAQLVLAAAAGSQAGMGVIHELVQEEFQQKTSL